In a single window of the Desulfovibrio mangrovi genome:
- a CDS encoding glycyl radical protein, which produces MSTLSTVQETEPRADAPKGYGINWDTAESRVKELKDYLMSAPQVMDPERLQFLNEVYDEFRGESVFYIRAKLFERVLTKKKIFLDGNPIVGTLTGVRAGVYAYPEWNVSWIKEEMQMAKMASLGEMKIPTETQELLEKTYKLWKGRTCIDLNNALYKEKYGENPKQYAKAGMYYENVSVASGSGIADYGLVLTKGLRHLINDVRKRFEECPTTLENKEKHDLYRAMLVTFDAVIAHSHRYAELAEKAALEEADPKTKAELLEIAEICRRVPEHPARNFREAVQSFWFIHLAIEVEQMACACSPGRYGQYMYPFFKKDIEEGNLTHEQVLTLLKFQWIKHLELGEYQGNSYALTLSGHTGQSITLGGVDADGNDASTELEELLLETQIQMKNIQPTLTLLYHPKLKDSYMQKVVECIRGGSGQPQILNNNAVIQRTLARFAQYKDGITLEDARNCGNYGCVSTGVCGKGSFITQEDQPCLAKVVELMLHNGKCPVTKKKVGAESGDPLQFATFEDAYEAVKKQLDHLFNISRKHSDLSQMARVHVVPSVFRSAMYDGCIEKGMCEEAGGTRYPQVNPIMTAGIDAANSLLAIRHLVFDTKKITMEQLLEAIKANFEGYEDIRKMCFEAPKHGNDNPEDQALVQRFYRDVDAIHHAQGPDCFGYRTPLDAYSLSYHNYFGALMGALPNGRKAGVALTDGSVSAMPGTDHEGVTALIKSGAEAIDTVRYGANHFNVKFSPSVLEGPQGARTLISLIKTYCDFGGSHIQFNCVSSETLKEAQAKPCQYSDLIVRVAGFSAYFTRLDKGVQNEIIKRTEYDSGRM; this is translated from the coding sequence ATGTCCACTCTTTCCACAGTACAGGAAACCGAACCCCGGGCCGATGCCCCCAAGGGCTACGGCATCAACTGGGATACCGCGGAATCGCGGGTTAAGGAGCTCAAGGACTATCTGATGTCCGCCCCGCAGGTGATGGATCCCGAACGCCTGCAGTTCCTGAATGAAGTATACGATGAATTCCGTGGCGAATCCGTTTTCTATATCCGCGCCAAGCTGTTTGAGCGCGTACTGACCAAGAAGAAGATCTTCCTTGACGGCAACCCCATCGTCGGCACCCTGACCGGTGTGCGCGCAGGCGTTTACGCCTACCCCGAATGGAACGTGTCCTGGATCAAGGAAGAAATGCAGATGGCCAAGATGGCCTCCCTCGGTGAGATGAAGATTCCCACCGAGACGCAGGAACTTCTGGAAAAGACCTACAAGCTTTGGAAGGGTCGTACCTGCATCGACCTGAACAACGCGCTGTACAAGGAAAAGTACGGCGAGAATCCCAAGCAGTACGCAAAGGCGGGCATGTACTATGAGAACGTGTCCGTTGCCAGCGGCTCCGGTATTGCCGACTACGGTCTGGTACTGACCAAGGGCCTGCGTCACCTTATCAATGACGTGAGAAAGCGCTTCGAAGAGTGCCCCACCACCTTGGAAAACAAGGAAAAGCACGATCTGTATCGTGCCATGCTGGTTACCTTTGATGCGGTTATCGCCCACTCCCACCGCTATGCCGAACTGGCTGAAAAGGCCGCCCTTGAGGAAGCCGATCCCAAGACCAAGGCCGAGCTGCTGGAAATCGCCGAAATCTGCCGCCGCGTTCCCGAACATCCGGCCCGCAACTTCCGCGAAGCCGTTCAGTCCTTCTGGTTCATCCACCTCGCCATTGAAGTGGAACAGATGGCCTGCGCCTGCTCTCCCGGACGCTACGGCCAGTACATGTACCCCTTCTTCAAGAAGGACATCGAGGAAGGCAACCTCACCCACGAACAGGTGCTCACGCTGCTCAAGTTCCAGTGGATCAAGCACCTCGAACTGGGCGAATACCAGGGCAACTCCTACGCGCTGACCCTCTCCGGCCACACCGGCCAGAGCATCACCCTCGGCGGCGTTGACGCCGACGGCAACGATGCCAGCACCGAGCTGGAAGAGCTGCTGCTCGAGACCCAGATCCAGATGAAGAACATTCAGCCCACGCTGACCCTGCTCTATCATCCGAAGCTGAAGGACTCCTACATGCAGAAGGTGGTTGAGTGCATCCGCGGCGGTTCCGGCCAGCCCCAGATCCTCAACAACAATGCTGTCATCCAGCGTACTCTGGCCCGCTTTGCCCAGTACAAGGACGGCATCACGCTGGAAGACGCGCGTAACTGCGGCAACTATGGCTGCGTGTCCACCGGTGTTTGCGGCAAGGGCAGCTTCATCACGCAGGAAGATCAGCCCTGTCTCGCCAAGGTCGTGGAACTGATGCTCCACAACGGCAAGTGCCCCGTGACCAAGAAGAAGGTCGGTGCCGAAAGCGGCGATCCGCTGCAGTTCGCAACCTTCGAGGACGCGTACGAAGCCGTGAAGAAGCAGCTCGACCACCTCTTCAACATCTCCCGCAAGCACTCCGACCTGAGCCAGATGGCCCGCGTGCATGTGGTGCCCAGCGTCTTCCGCTCCGCCATGTATGACGGCTGCATCGAGAAGGGGATGTGCGAAGAGGCCGGCGGCACCCGCTACCCGCAGGTGAACCCCATCATGACTGCTGGCATCGACGCGGCAAACTCCCTGCTTGCCATCAGGCATCTGGTCTTCGACACCAAGAAGATCACCATGGAGCAGCTGCTTGAAGCCATCAAGGCCAACTTCGAAGGCTACGAAGACATTCGCAAGATGTGCTTCGAGGCGCCCAAGCACGGTAACGACAACCCCGAAGATCAGGCTCTGGTGCAGCGGTTCTACCGCGACGTGGACGCTATCCACCACGCTCAGGGCCCCGACTGTTTCGGCTATCGTACTCCGCTGGACGCCTACTCCCTGTCCTACCACAACTACTTCGGCGCACTGATGGGTGCCCTGCCCAACGGTCGCAAGGCCGGTGTGGCCCTGACCGACGGCAGCGTATCCGCAATGCCCGGTACCGACCATGAAGGCGTTACCGCCCTCATCAAATCCGGTGCGGAAGCCATCGACACCGTCCGTTACGGAGCGAACCACTTCAACGTGAAGTTCTCCCCCTCCGTGCTGGAAGGTCCGCAGGGCGCACGTACCTTGATCTCTCTGATCAAGACCTATTGCGACT
- a CDS encoding sigma-54 interaction domain-containing protein — MYFTKNRFFDINRKSVLTPAMTAIWDDMGLGVAVVDADGMCEYMNPIQRRVDGFSRINVQGRHITELYVPHELECIPTIECLRKGEPILKKSYFYKTTNNYLAGTVTDFFPLYDNGRKDGVIAFTIWTGSAPLVERKRRTGAPAPLRQPAAHYTFDSIAGDDVALLDVLAEARAAAQSPSHVMIWGESGTGKEVFAQAIHSASERRNNPLIAENCAAIPENLLEAILFGTEKGAYTDATDKPGLFEEANGGTLILDELNSMPLGLQAKLLRVLQEKRVRRLGSRTEIPVDVRVISILNEAPLNAVGHGILRSDLFYRLAVVGLAVPPLRERTKDIPVLARLFIERSDQNPQAAAIGVTPEVRQMFLDYDWPGNVRELLHVIEGSLALLGGRTVIDRDCLPRHFREACAVGAPKREPVSAAAPQEAGDTPRSARGFFDYREVRRNSVVPLKSCLQEYETECIRNVLRVTGGNVAKAARIMQITGAGLRYKMKQLGIEDE, encoded by the coding sequence TTGTATTTTACCAAGAACAGATTCTTCGACATCAACCGCAAAAGCGTGCTGACTCCGGCCATGACCGCCATATGGGACGACATGGGGCTTGGCGTCGCCGTGGTGGATGCCGACGGCATGTGCGAATACATGAACCCCATCCAGCGGCGGGTGGACGGCTTCAGCCGCATCAATGTGCAGGGACGGCACATCACCGAGCTGTACGTGCCGCATGAACTGGAATGCATTCCGACCATCGAATGCCTCCGGAAGGGCGAGCCGATCCTCAAGAAGTCCTACTTCTACAAGACGACGAACAACTACCTCGCCGGCACGGTGACGGACTTCTTCCCGCTCTACGACAATGGCCGGAAAGACGGCGTGATCGCCTTCACCATCTGGACCGGCTCTGCCCCGCTGGTGGAACGCAAACGTCGTACGGGAGCCCCCGCTCCGCTCAGACAACCCGCCGCGCACTATACCTTCGACAGCATTGCCGGAGACGACGTTGCGCTGCTTGACGTACTTGCCGAAGCACGCGCTGCGGCACAGTCGCCTTCGCACGTGATGATCTGGGGAGAAAGCGGCACAGGTAAGGAAGTCTTCGCGCAGGCCATTCACTCTGCCAGCGAACGGCGCAACAACCCTCTGATTGCCGAGAACTGCGCCGCCATTCCCGAAAACCTGCTGGAAGCCATCCTCTTCGGCACGGAAAAGGGCGCATACACGGACGCAACCGACAAACCCGGCCTGTTCGAAGAAGCAAACGGCGGCACGCTGATTCTGGACGAGCTGAACTCCATGCCTCTGGGACTTCAAGCCAAGCTGCTGCGCGTGCTGCAGGAAAAACGGGTGCGCCGCCTCGGCTCCCGCACGGAGATTCCTGTGGATGTCCGGGTCATCAGCATCCTGAACGAAGCGCCGCTCAATGCCGTGGGACATGGCATTCTCAGAAGCGACCTCTTCTACCGCCTTGCCGTGGTCGGTCTTGCCGTGCCGCCCCTGCGTGAACGCACAAAAGATATTCCCGTGCTGGCGCGCCTGTTCATCGAACGCTCCGATCAAAATCCGCAGGCCGCCGCCATCGGCGTGACGCCGGAAGTGCGTCAGATGTTCCTGGACTACGACTGGCCGGGGAACGTTCGCGAGTTGCTCCACGTCATAGAGGGCAGCCTTGCCCTGCTCGGCGGCCGTACGGTTATCGACAGGGATTGCCTGCCGCGCCACTTCCGCGAGGCCTGCGCTGTTGGCGCTCCGAAGCGGGAGCCGGTTTCGGCGGCGGCACCGCAGGAAGCAGGCGATACGCCACGCTCCGCACGAGGCTTTTTTGACTACCGCGAGGTCAGGAGAAACAGCGTGGTGCCGCTGAAGAGCTGCTTGCAGGAATACGAGACCGAATGCATCCGCAACGTACTGCGGGTCACGGGCGGCAATGTGGCCAAGGCCGCGCGCATCATGCAGATTACCGGAGCCGGACTGCGGTACAAGATGAAGCAGCTCGGCATCGAGGACGAATAG
- a CDS encoding APC family permease — MSQEQLELNKSFSPAQIWALALGAIVGWGCFVLPGDMFLPQAGILGTLIGFAVGAFLICFVAVCYSYMIKYAPVAGGAFAYAYVGFGPTAAFVCGWALVLGYVAIIGIDVAALALIFRFLFPGVFEFGALYTIAGWDVYMGEVLLMTAGTLIFGWLNYRGTSFAGQFQVVLTFMLTIGILALFTGAVSLETAHMGNLLPLFAEHRSALSCVLIIFAISPFLFVGFDTVPQAAEEFTFDPARARNIMIVAILCGVALYSLVTLAVAIAIPYPEMLAKMDALRASGGTAWATGEVASMAFGKMGAVVLACAVLGAVCTGINGFYIATSRLLLSMARGRILPSWFGAIHPTYRSPYKAILFTIAIVLLTPFAGRSVVVWIVDMSSVGTGIGYLFTCLAARRVLLGSNAVSGLNTRLFCCAMGTLASVLSIVLLLVPGSPAYISEASRWCMFTWVVMGVFFYYSNRSEWAKLPETTLRESILGSRDIPVFFKDQDPQGVAQPQTATK; from the coding sequence ATGTCACAAGAACAATTGGAACTGAACAAATCGTTTTCGCCCGCCCAGATATGGGCGCTGGCCCTTGGCGCCATCGTAGGTTGGGGCTGTTTTGTTTTACCCGGCGACATGTTTCTGCCCCAGGCCGGCATTCTCGGCACCCTGATCGGCTTTGCAGTCGGGGCATTCCTTATTTGCTTTGTAGCTGTCTGCTACAGCTACATGATCAAATACGCCCCCGTTGCCGGCGGTGCATTCGCCTATGCCTACGTCGGCTTCGGCCCTACTGCGGCCTTCGTATGCGGCTGGGCGCTCGTGCTCGGATACGTCGCCATCATCGGCATTGACGTAGCCGCCCTCGCTCTGATCTTCCGCTTCCTTTTCCCCGGCGTATTCGAATTCGGGGCGCTGTACACCATTGCCGGTTGGGACGTATACATGGGCGAAGTCCTGCTGATGACCGCAGGCACCCTCATCTTCGGCTGGCTCAACTACAGAGGCACCAGCTTTGCCGGACAATTCCAGGTTGTCCTCACCTTCATGCTCACCATCGGCATTCTGGCCCTGTTTACGGGAGCCGTATCGCTTGAAACCGCGCATATGGGCAACCTGCTGCCCCTGTTCGCTGAGCACCGCTCCGCCCTTTCCTGCGTACTGATCATCTTCGCCATCTCCCCCTTCCTTTTCGTCGGGTTCGATACCGTGCCACAGGCAGCCGAAGAGTTCACCTTCGACCCTGCCCGCGCACGCAACATCATGATCGTCGCCATCCTGTGCGGTGTGGCGCTCTACTCCCTCGTGACGCTGGCAGTGGCCATCGCGATTCCCTATCCTGAAATGCTGGCCAAGATGGACGCTCTGCGCGCTTCCGGCGGCACCGCATGGGCCACCGGCGAAGTCGCCTCCATGGCCTTCGGCAAGATGGGCGCTGTCGTGCTGGCCTGCGCAGTTCTGGGCGCGGTGTGTACCGGTATCAACGGCTTCTATATCGCCACCTCCCGACTGCTGCTCAGCATGGCCCGTGGCCGCATTCTGCCCTCCTGGTTCGGCGCCATCCATCCCACCTACCGCTCGCCCTACAAGGCCATCCTGTTCACCATCGCCATCGTGCTGCTGACTCCCTTTGCTGGCCGCTCCGTTGTCGTGTGGATCGTGGACATGAGCTCCGTGGGTACCGGTATCGGCTACCTCTTCACCTGTCTTGCCGCACGCCGCGTTCTGCTGGGCAGTAACGCCGTGAGCGGACTGAACACCCGTCTCTTCTGCTGCGCCATGGGCACGCTGGCTTCCGTGCTGTCCATCGTGCTGCTGCTCGTTCCCGGCTCCCCCGCATACATCAGCGAAGCATCCCGCTGGTGCATGTTCACCTGGGTTGTCATGGGCGTTTTCTTCTACTACTCCAACCGTTCCGAGTGGGCGAAGCTGCCTGAAACCACGCTGCGCGAAAGCATTCTTGGCAGCCGCGACATTCCGGTATTCTTCAAGGATCAGGATCCGCAGGGTGTGGCACAGCCCCAGACTGCTACCAAATAA
- a CDS encoding sulfite exporter TauE/SafE family protein, whose amino-acid sequence MPDFVNLLVFCMWLVGGFVSGVSGIGGAMVAVPVAAMFIPMHELVPLSCILNVVMDCCIALMHFRHCRVSAMWPMLAGSLPGAFAGLYVLQLVSGAVLQGAVGALLLYYVYWQHSVRVRQVQGESWMRGGAAGFGAGLLGTAISFDGPPVGAYGLYAGWNPRVFLGTLGVFFVIRGTMTCVLQAGADMYTPAVLEYAQYGIPATMLGTLCAFPVTKHINQNAFRRVLLGVIVAAGVVCLVRSML is encoded by the coding sequence ATGCCTGATTTCGTAAACCTCCTTGTCTTCTGCATGTGGCTTGTGGGCGGCTTTGTTTCCGGCGTCAGCGGCATAGGCGGAGCCATGGTTGCGGTTCCTGTCGCCGCCATGTTCATTCCCATGCATGAACTGGTTCCCCTCAGCTGCATTCTGAACGTTGTCATGGACTGCTGCATTGCCCTTATGCATTTCCGCCACTGCAGGGTGTCTGCAATGTGGCCCATGCTGGCAGGTTCCCTGCCCGGCGCGTTTGCCGGTCTGTATGTCCTGCAACTCGTCTCCGGGGCCGTGCTGCAGGGGGCCGTGGGGGCGCTGCTCCTGTACTATGTCTATTGGCAGCACTCCGTCCGCGTCAGGCAGGTGCAGGGCGAATCGTGGATGCGCGGCGGTGCGGCGGGATTCGGCGCGGGCCTGCTGGGAACGGCAATATCCTTCGACGGTCCGCCTGTCGGTGCATACGGCCTCTACGCGGGCTGGAACCCCAGAGTCTTTCTGGGCACGCTGGGTGTTTTCTTCGTCATCCGGGGGACGATGACCTGCGTCCTGCAGGCCGGTGCCGACATGTACACACCGGCGGTGCTTGAATATGCGCAGTACGGCATACCGGCTACCATGCTCGGGACGCTGTGTGCGTTTCCCGTCACCAAGCATATCAACCAGAACGCATTCCGGCGTGTACTGCTCGGCGTCATCGTGGCCGCCGGAGTCGTCTGTCTGGTGCGTTCCATGCTGTAG
- a CDS encoding DUF4125 family protein yields the protein MTQSSREALISTIIDRELGMFLAVRNRDGVSLCQERPESFRIMREITHGVLSEAFLASYLCDLEQAGNNGRNLMTEKYALMEGLIPPLSDAPSIREIVRAESEWRKEVATQFPRSVQPDGHESFCRYLGSELQTYSARTLAAYAECVEEAHREHRNLVRERYELLMRKLGYESLAKCEAVLQAGRQHGATGAADA from the coding sequence ATGACGCAATCAAGCCGCGAGGCACTCATTTCGACCATCATCGACCGTGAACTGGGCATGTTTCTGGCCGTCAGAAACCGCGACGGCGTATCCCTGTGTCAGGAGCGCCCGGAATCGTTCCGCATCATGCGGGAAATCACCCATGGGGTGCTGTCCGAGGCCTTTCTCGCCTCTTACTTGTGCGACTTGGAACAAGCCGGGAACAATGGCCGCAACCTCATGACGGAAAAGTACGCCCTGATGGAAGGGCTCATTCCGCCTCTCTCCGACGCTCCGTCCATCAGGGAAATCGTGCGTGCGGAAAGCGAATGGCGCAAGGAGGTTGCGACGCAGTTTCCGAGAAGCGTGCAGCCGGATGGCCATGAAAGCTTCTGTCGCTACCTCGGCAGCGAGTTGCAGACCTATTCTGCGAGGACTCTTGCCGCCTACGCCGAGTGCGTGGAGGAAGCGCACCGCGAGCACCGGAACCTCGTGCGCGAGCGTTATGAACTGCTGATGCGGAAATTGGGGTATGAATCGCTGGCCAAATGTGAAGCCGTGTTGCAGGCCGGTCGGCAGCACGGGGCAACAGGGGCAGCCGATGCCTGA